Within Stella humosa, the genomic segment AGGCCCTGGAAAAGGCGCAGCAAAAGGTCGAGGCGCGCAACTACGAGGTGCGCAAGCAGCTGCTGCGCTACGACGACGTGATGAACGACCAGCGCAAGGTCGTCTACGAGCAGCGCCGCGACATCATGCAGGCCGACGACATCGAGACGATGATCGCCGACATGCGCGCCGAGGTGATCGAGACCCAGGTCACCCGCTGCATCCCGCCCAACGCGTATGCCGAGCAGTGGGACGCGGCCGGCCTGCACGAATCCTGCCTGCGGCTGTTCGGCCTCGACCTGCCGATCGCCGACTGGGTGCGCGAGGAAGGCATCGCCGACGTCGAGATTCGCGGCCGCATCACCAAGGCGGTCGACGAGAAGATGGCGGCCAAGGCCGAGGCGTACGGCCTCGAGCTGATCCGCATGGCCGAGCGCAGCATCCTGCTTCAGGTGCTGGACCAGGTGTGGAAGGACCACCTGCTGTCGCTGGACCACCTGCGCCAGGGCATCAGCCTGCGTGCCTATGCCCAGCGCGACCCGCTGAACGAGTACAAGCGCGAAGCTTTCGAGCTGTTCGAGGAGATGCTCGTGCAGTTGCGCGAGGCCGTCATCCAGCTCCTCAGCCATATCGAAGTGCGGATGCAGGAGCCTGAGCCCATTCCCGAGATGCCCCAGGGCATGGTCGAGACGCGCTACGATCCGGCCCTGTCCGAGGTTGGGCCGGATGGCGAGGCGGAACCGCGGCCGGCGATGCGCCATACCGCGGTCGCGGCCGTGGCCAGCATCGACCCCGCCGACCCTGCCACCTGGGGCCGCGTCAACCGCAACGGCTCCTGCCCCTGCGGCAGCGGCAAGAAGTACAAGCACTGCCACGGCAAGCTGTAGGGGGCGCTTGCCCCCTGCTACCGCCCCCGGCCAGCCGCAGAACCCGCATCCGTCGAAGATAACGCCGACCGGCCTCCGGACCGCGGTCGAGAAGCCGTCGTCCCGCAGGCTGGCTGCCTTCTGGAGGAGACGCTTCCTTGATCATCGCCCACGCGCCGCTGGTCCGGCTGGTCGCCGACATCTTCATTGCCGCTGGATGCGACCCGGCCGAGGCCGGGCGCATCGCCACCATGCTGTCGGGCGCCAACCTCGCCGGCCATGACAGCCACGGCGTCATCCGCGTGCCCCGCTATGTCGAGACGTTGCAGGCGGGCCGCGTCAATGCCGGCCGCGGCCTGACCACGGTCGTCGATGGCGGCGCCTTCACGGTGGTCGACGGCAATTACGGCTTCGGCCAGACGGTGGGCCCGCTGGCGGTCGAGCTCGGCATCGCCCGGGCCAAGGCCCATGGCGTGTCGATCGTCGGCCTGCGCCATGCCGGCCATCTGGGCCGCATCGGCGACTATCCGGAGATGGCCGCGGCCGAGGGCCAGGTCTCGATCCATTTCGTCAACGTCGCCGGCAGCGAGCTGGTCGCCCCCTTCGGCGGCGTCGACCGCCGCTTTTCCACGGCACCCATCGCCATCGGCCTGCCGACGGCGGGCGGCGAGCCGGTGATCCTGGATTTCGCCACCTCGCTGGTGGCCGAGGGCAAGGCGCTGGTCGCCCAGTCCGGCGGCAAGCCGCTGCCGGCGGGCGCCCTGATCGAGCCGGACGGCACCCTGTCGAGCGACCCGAAGACGCTCTATGGCGAAGTGGCACCGGGTGCGGTGCCCGATCCGCGGCTGGGTCCGGGCGCCCTGCGCGCCTTTGGCGAGCAGAAGGGTTCCGGACTGGCCCTGATGTGCGAGCTGCTGGCCGGCGCCTTCACCGGGTCGGGCTGCTCGGGCCCTGGTCCGCGGCAGATCGCCAACGGCATGCTGTCGATCTACATGGCGGTCGACCGCTTCCACTCCGACGACGGGTTCGCCCGCGAGTTGGCCCAGTATGTCGACTACGTGAAGGCTTCGCGGCCGGCCACTCCGGGCGGCGAGGTCCTGGTCCCGGGCGAGCCGGAGCGGCGCAGCCGGGCCAAGCGCCTGGCCGAGGGCATTCCGCTGGCCGATCGCGCCTGGGCCGACATCCTGGCCACGGCACGCAAGGTCGGGCTCAGCGAGGACCGGTTGCGCGCCGTCGCCAACTGAGCCATTCACCGCCGAACGGGCCGGCGCCGCACTATTCGTGCAGCCGGCCCGACCAGGCATCGCGCAGGACGGCCAGGCGTTCTGTCACCGTCTCCTCGCGCATGCCGAGCCGGGCCATGACCCGGCCGGCCAGCTGCAGGCTGGGTTCCAGCGTTTCCGGGATGACCTCGGTCGCACCCAGTTGCATCAGCCGCTTGGCGTGCGCCACGTCGCGGGCACGGGCGAAGACCGGCAGCCCCGGCCAGCGCCGCCGGGCCGCGCGCACCGCGCGCTCGGCCGCGCGCGGATCGTCCAGCGTGACCACGATCGCCTGGCAGTTGTCGGCGCCGGCGTGGCGCAGCACCTCGCCCCGGCCGGCATCGCCGAAATGCACCCGCTGGCCACGCGCGCGCGCAGCCTCGGCCACCGCCGGGTCGAGGTCGAGCGCCACATAGTCGATCTTTTCGGCATCGAAGGCCGCCGCCAGCGTCCGACCGACGCGGCCGAAGCCGGCCAGGATCACATAGGCCCCCGCCGGGGCATCGACCGCGGCGGCCGCCGCCCGCTGGAGGGCTTCCCGGCCGGCCAGCCGGCTGGCCAGCCGCCGGCCGACGATCGCCACCAGCGGCGTGGCCATCAATGAGAGGCCGACCACGAGCAGCACCATCTGGGCCTCCGCCCGGGGCAGGATGCGCGCATCGGCCGCCAACCCGATGGCCACCAGCCCGAACTCGCCCGCCTGACCCAGCAGCAGGCCCACTTCCAGGGCCACGGGCCAGGGCTGGCCGAAGGCACGGACGAGCAGGCCGATGACCAGGGCCTTGGCGAGGAACAGGATCAGCACCCCGCCCAGGATCGCCAGCGGCATCTGGACGAAGGTGGTGCCGTCGACGCCCATGCCGACACCGATGAAGAAGAGGCCGAGGAAGAGGCCCTTGAAGGGCTCGATGTCGACCTCGACCTCGAAGCGGTACTCGCTTTCAGCGATCAGCAGTCCGGCCAGGAAGGCGCCCAGCGCCATCGACAGTCCGACCGCCGCCGTTGCCATGGCCGTGCCCAGCACGACCAGTAGCACGACGGCCATGAACAGCTCCGGCCCGACGCGGGCGGCCGAGCGCAAGGCCGGTCGCAGCGCGAAGCGTCCGAGGACGCCGATGGCCGCGATGATCAGAACCGCCTCGCCGATCGACTGGAAGATGGCCCAGACGGATTGCTCCGGCTCGGTGCCGCCCAGGACCGAGATCAGGATCAGGATTGGCACCACCGCCAGGTCCTGGAACAGCAGGATGGCAAAGGCCGTGCGGCCGAGCGGGCCGGACTGCTGCCGCCGCTCGGCCAGCAGCGGCATGGCGATCGCCGTGGAGGACAGCGCCAGCGCCAGCCCGATCACCGATGCGGCGGCAACGCTGTGGCCCAGCAGCCAGGCGGCAAGCCCGAGCACGCCCGCACAGGCGGCGACGGCCGCCCCGCCCAGGCCGAAAACCGCCAGCCGCATGGAGAAGAGGCGGCGCGGCGACAGTTCCAGACCGATCGTGAACAGGAGGAAGACGACGCCCAGCTCGGCGATCTGGCGCACGCCCTCCAGCTCGGTGATCACCAGGTTGCGGATCCAGGGCACCTCGCCCACCAGCCCGCCCAGCCCGTTCGGCCCGATCGCCAGACCGACCACCAGGAAGCCCAGGACCGGGCTGATCCGCAGCCGGTGGAAGACCGGCACGACGACACCCGCCGCGGCCAGGAAGACCACGACCTCACGCAGATAGGGAATGCCGTGCCCATCCTCGGTCACGGCAAACCCTCGGTCATGCCGGACGCGGCACCGAATCAGGCCCCGTTCTGTCCGATAGCCAGAAACTTCTCGCGGCGGCGCAGGCGCAAAGCCGGTCCGTCCAGCCCCTGCAGCGCGGCAAAGGTCTCTGCCACCGCGTCGCCGACCGCCTGTACGGTCGCCACCCGGTCGCGGTGGGCGCCGCCCAGCGGTTCGGGGATGATGCGGTCGGCCACGCCCAGGCGCAGCAGGTCCTGGGCGGTCAGCTTCAGCGCCTCGGCCGCCTGCTGGGCATTCTCGCCGCTGCGCCACAGGATCGAGGCGCAGCCTTCCGGCGAGATCACCGAATAGACGGCGTGCTCCAGCATCAGCACGCTGTTGGCCGTGGCGAGCGCGATGGCGCCGCCCGACCCGCCCTCGCCGATGATGACCGAAACGAACGGCACGCCGACGGCCAGCCCGGCCTCGATCGCCCGCGCGATCGCCTCGGCCTGGCCGCGCTCCTCCGCGCCAATGCCGGGGTAGGCGCCGGCGGTGTCGACCATGGTCAGGATCGGCAGGCCGAAGCGGTCGGCCAGTTCCATCAGGCGGCGGGCCTTGCGATAGCCCTCGGGCTTGGCCATGCCGAAATTGTGGCGCACCCGGCTTTCGGTGTCGGCGCCCTTCTCCTGGCCGATGACCATCACCGGCTCGCCGCGGAAGCGCCCGAGCCCGCCGATGATCGCCCGGTCCTCGGCGAAGGTGCGGTCGCCCGCCAGGGGCGTGAAGTCCGTCACGAGGCCCGCCAGGTAGTCCGACAAGTGCGGGCGCTCCGGGTGGCGGGCCACCTGCACCTTCTGCCAGGCCGTCAGGCGCGAGTAGGTCTGTCGCAACAGACGCTCGGCCTTGCCCTGCAGCTTGGCCACCTCGTCGGCGATATTGATGTCCGCAGCGCCGGGCAGATGCCGGAGCTCTTCGATCTTGCTTTCCAGCTCGGCGATCGGCTGCTCGAAATCGAGAAAACTGCGCATGGTGGGGCGGGGTACTAGCACAGGCCGGGCAGGGCTGGGAACCGACCCACCCTAACCTTCCTTGTCGGGGGGGCCACGGCGCGCCATCGGGTGGTGGTCATGCACCAGCCGCGACAGCCGCTCGTCGGCGACATGGGTATAGATCTGGGTGGTCGCGATGTCGGCATGGCCCAGCATGCGCTGCACGCTGCGCAGGTCGGCGCCGCCATCGACCAGGTGGGTCGCGAAGGCATGGCGCAGGACATGGGGCGACAGGCGGGCCGGGTCGAGCCCGGCCTGCAAAGCCAGTTCCTTCAGCAGTTGGCCGACGCGCCGCCGGGTCAGCCGCGCATCGGCGCCGCGCGAGGGAAAGAGCCAGCGTTCGGCCATGGCCCGCAGCGCGCCCTTGGGCAGGAAGGCCGGGCGGACGGCCATGTAGGCCCCGACCGCGGTCACCGCCGACTCGGCGAGCGGCACGATCCGCTCGCGGTCGCCCTTGCCGCGGACCAGCAGGGTGGTCGACCCGCGGGTGACGGCGTGCACCGGCAGGTCGACCAGTTCGGACACCCGCAGGCCGCCGGCATAGAGCAGCTCGACGATGGCCACCAAGCGCGGCCCCTCGGGCGCCGGGCGCAGGCGGGCGGCCGCCAGCAGGGCATCGCATTCGCCGGTGTCGATGATCTTGGGCAGCGGCCGGCCGAGGCGAGGCGAATCGAGGCGGCTGGTCGGGTCGTCGGCGCGCAGGCCCTCGGCATAGAGGAAGCGATGGAACTGACGGATGGCGGACAACCGCCGGGCCGCCGTGCGCGGCGCCATGCCAGCGGCTTCAAGATGGCCCAGATAGGCGCGGATGCCGTCCTCGCTGGCGGCGTCCAGGGATTCGCCGCGGCGGGCGAGGAAGCCCGCAAGGTCCAGCAGGTCGCGGCGATAGGCGTCCTGCGTGTTGTTCGCCGCGCCGCGCTCGGCCGCCAGCATCTCGAGAAAGGTTTCGAGGTGCCTCTGCGCCAGCGTAGGCCCGGCCATCGCCGCTAGAGGCCGGCCTGGAGGGCGATCTCGACCGCGATCCGCCGGGCGGCGGCCGTCTCATCGGCCAGCCGCAATCCGTTCAGGGCCGAGAAGGCCGCCAGCGGATGGGGCACCGGTGCCTGACCGAGCGCGACCAGGGCCAGTGCCACCTGCTCGCCCAGCCGGCCTTCGCGGGCGGCCGCCTCCTGCGCGAACCAGACGACGGTGGCCGAGGCTGGTACCGACGCCGCGGGTCCGCCGGGATCCTGGGACAGCGCCAGCCATTCGTCGCTGGCCGCCAGGTCGCCCAGGGCCGCCAGCAGCGACAGGCCGATGGCCGTGCGCGGTGCCGCCGGACCGCCCATCCCGGCCGACCAGCGGCGCACCGCCTCGGCATTCCAGGCGGGTCCCTCGTCGCCGCGCGCCAGGCGCACCAGCGGGGCGGCCGCGGCGTGGGCGGCCATCGCCGCCTCGTCGCCCGGCCGCCGGCCGATCATGTCCAGCCAGCGCATCGCAGCCGCGCCTTCGCCGCCCGCCAGCAGGATGCGAATGGCCGCCCCGGCGAAGGGTGCCAGGTCGAGCGAGGGGGAAACCTCGCGCACCAGGGGAGCGGCGGCCAGGCCGAAGGCCAAGCCAGCGTCGCCGTCACGCGCATGGCGCCAGCCGGCCGCCAGCCGTTCGAGCCGGCGAGCGGGCACCACCTCAAGCCGGGCGGCCTGGTAGAGCACGGCACGGCCTTCCGCGCCCGGATGCTTTTCGGCCTCGGCCAGGGGCTCAGCCAGCCGTTCGGGCGGCAACGGAAATTCGGCATAGAGCCGGCCCAGCAGCGCGCCTTCGATCAGGCCGGCGCCAGCCGCCCGTTCGGCCGCGGCCAGGCGCAGGGCGACGGGCAGCGAATCGGTCCGCGCTACGGCAGCGGCGATCGCCGGCGTGGCCTGGGCCACCGCCTTCTCCTCGACCGGCACGGCCGCCTGGATGGCCAGGAACAGGGTCGTGGCGTCGAGCGGACCCGCCACGGCCGGCTTGTCGCCCAGGCCGACCGCGCCTTCGAGCAGGGCCGCGAAGCCGCCGCCTGGCTCATGCCCCTGCTCGCGCAGCAGGTCGAGGCCGAGGCGGACACGGGCGGCCTGACGGTCGGCGGCATCGCAGGCCAGCAGCAGGCGGCGCCAGAAGAGATCGGCCATGTCGACGTCGGTCGCCCGCGCCCACTTGCAGGCATCGGCCGAGGCCCCGGCCAGCAATGCCGCCTCCGCCGCCGGCCGGGCGCGCGGCCCGTCGAGCCTGGCTTGCGGCACGGCGCGCGCCAGGGCGGTCGCCGCCGGGGCATCGCCCAGGGCCAACAGCCGCACGAGGCGGCGTTCGAGGAAGGCACCGGCCGGCGCATCAGCCGGGCGGGCGGCCGCCGTCATCAGCAGGCGCCGGGCCAGGGCATGGCGGGCCGGGGTCGCGGACGGGGCCGGAATGCGGTCAAGCAGGCGCGCCACGCCCGGCCAGGCGCTGCCCTGCCACAGGGTCGGCGGAAAACCGCCCTCAGCCCGGTTCCAGCCCGCCGATTCGTGGTCGAGCGCCGGCAGGGGCCGGGCGGTCACGGTCGGGGCCGGCGGCCGCGCCGTGCGTTCCTGCGGTAGGGGCGTCGTGGTGGCCCCCGCCGGCGGGTCGAGGCGGATGCCGGGTCCGCCGGAGGGCGGGGCCAGCAGCGGCGTGGGCGGCGTCTGCGCCCAGGCCAGGGCAGGGGCCGCCAGGGACAGCCCCAGGGCCAGGAGCGCGGCGTGGCTAGCGGGCCAGCTTGGCATCCGGGATCACTTTCTCGATGCGCTTGCTGGGGGCGGGCATATCCACCAGCAGCAACGCCCCGATGGCGGCTACGAACAGGACCAGGACCACGGAAGCGGCGATCCAGATGAGCTTACGGGCCATTGGTGAACTCTCCGACCGCCGGGTGCTTGACGACTTCCGACAGCGTCTGTGCTAACTACGCCGGATGGCGGCCGGAGGGCAGAATATCGGCGCCTCGGAGGCGATACAACGCCACGAGGTGGATGACCAGCAGGCGAACCGGCCGGGGGACGGGGGAACTGCGCGTTTGGCCGACAAGATGGTGCTGCCACGGACGCTGGTACTGGTGGGCCTGATGGGTGCCGGCAAGACGAGCGTCGGCCGCCGCATCGCCCAGCGGCTCGGCCTGAATTTCATCGATGCCGACGCCGAGATCGAGACCGCGGCCGGCTGCACCATCGCCGAGATCTTCGCCCGCCATGGCGAGGCCGCCTTTCGCGACGGCGAGCGTCGGGTGATTGCCCGGCTGCTGGAAGAGCCCGTGCACATCCTGGCGACGGGCGGTGGTGCCTTCATGGATCCGGCCACCCGCGACTGCATCCACCAGCGCGGCCTGTCGCTGTGGCTGCGCGCCGAGCTGGACGTGCTGGTGCGCCGCGTCGCCCGCAGAACGCACCGCCCGCTGCTGAACCAGGGCGACCCGAAAGAAATCCTGACCCGCCTCATGACCATCCGCCACCCTGTCTATGCCGAGGCCGACATCATCGTCGACAGCCTCGATGCCCCGACCGAGAACACTGTCGACCGCTGCCTGGCCGCGATCGCAGCCCATGTCGGCCGCGTCGCGGTCGCCGGGTCCGCGCCATGAGCCGGACTGCGCGCCACGACGCCACCATCGACACCGTCCGGGTCGGGCTGGAGGATCGCAGCTACGACATCCTGGTCGGCCGCGGGCTGCTGGCGACGGCCGGCCAGCGCATGCAGCCGGTCCTGCCGTCCCGCCGCGTCGTCGTCGTGACGGACGAGACCGTGGCCCGGCTGCATTTGCCGACGCTGTTGACCGGGCTCGATGCGGCCGGGCTGCGCCACGACGCGATCGTGCTGCCGCCGGGCGAGGCGACCAAGGATTTCGCCCACTTGCAGACGCTCTGCGAACGCACGCTGGAGCTCGGCATCGACCGCGGCACCACCATGGTGGCGCTGGGCGGGGGCGTGATCGGCGACCTGACCGGGTTTGCCGCCAGCATCCTCCTGCGCGGCCTCGGCTTCGTGCAGATCCCGACCACCCTGCTGTCGCAGGTCGACAGCGCGGTCGGCGGCAAGACCGCGATCGACATGCCGAGCGGCAAGAACCTGGTCGGCAGCTTCCACCAGCCGCGCCTGGTCCTGGCCGACATGGACGCGCTCGCCACCCTGCCGCGGCGCGAGCTGCTGGCTGGATATGCCGAGGTCGTGAAATACGGCCTGCTCGGCGATATCGACTTCTTCGCGTGGTGCGAGGCCAACGGCGCGGCACTGGCCGCCGGCGATGCCGACATCGCCCGCCAGGCGGTGGTCGCCAGTTGCCGGGCCAAGGCCGCCATCGTCGCCCGCGACGAGCGCGAGACCGGCGACCGCGCGCTCCTCAACCTCGGCCATACCTTCGGCCATGCGCTGGAGGTCGAGCGCGGCTTCGGCGGCGCACTGCTGCATGGCGAGGCGGTGGCCATGGGCACCATCATGGCCTTCGACCTGTCGGCCCGGCTAGGGTTCTGCCCCGGCCAGGATGCCGTGCGGGTGCGCCGCCACTTCGATGCCGTGGGGTTGCCGACCGGCATCGCCGGCATCCGCGAGCCGCACTGGACGGCAGGCAAGCTGGTCGCCCACATGGCGAAGGACAAGAAGGCCAAGGATGGACGGATCACCTTCATCCTGGCGCACGGCATCGGCCGCGCCTTCATCGCCCGCGACGTCGCCGTCGAAGCCGTGACGGAGCTCCTGGCCGACGCGCTGGCCGCCTGATCGCCCGCACGATCCCGCCGGGCCATCCGCAATGGATCTGATCTGGCTGACCGTCCTGGCGATCCTGGCGCTGCTCGTCCTGTCGGCCTTCTTCTCGGCATCGGAGACGGCGCTGACCGCGGCCTCGCGGCCGCGCATGCACGCCTTGGCCAAGGAGGGCAACCGGCGCGCGCGGCTGGTGGAGGCGCTGCATGCCGAGAAGGAGCGCCTCATCGGCGCCATCCTGCTGGGCAACAACGTCGTCAACATCACCGCCTCGTCGCTGGCGACCGGGGCCATGGTCGGGCTCTTCGGCGAGCGCGGCGTCGTCTATGCCAGCGTGGCGATGACGGCGCTGGTCCTGATCTTCGGCGAGGTGCTGCCCAAGACCTGGGCCATCCACCACGCCGACCGGGCGGCGATGGCGGTAGCCCCGCCGATCCGGCGGGTGGTCTGGCTGCTGGCGCCGATCACGCGGGTCGTGCAGCTCGCCGTCAACGCGGTGCTGAGCCTGTTCGGGGTGCATGTACCCAAGGGATCCGGCGTCAGCGTGTCGGTCGAGGAGCTGCGCGGCGCGATCGAGCTGCACGGGCGGGACGATCGGGGCGGCGACGATGACGGCCCCAGGGAGGCCCAGCGCGAGCGCGCCATGCTCCGCTCGATCCTCGAGCTGGACGACGTCGCCGTGTCGGAGATCATGATCCATCGGCGGCGTGTGGTGGCATTCGACGCCGACCAGCCGGCCGAGCAACTGGTCGACGCGATCCTCGCCAGCCCCTACACCCGCATCCCGGTCTGGCGCAGCACGCCCGACAACATCATCGGCGTGCTGCACGCCAAGGCGCTGCTGCGGGCACTGAAGGCCCAGGCGGGCCAGGTGGGCAGCGTCGACATCGCCGGCATCGCCACCCCGCCCTGGTTCATCCCCGAGACCACCACGCTGCTGGCGCAGCTCGAGGCTTTCCGGCGCCGGCGCGAGCATTTCGCGATCGTGGTCGACGAGTACGGCTCGCTCGGCGGGATCGTCACGCTGGAAGACATCCTGGAAGAGATCGTCGGCAACATCGACGACGAGCACGATGTCGTGCTGCAGGGCGTGCGGCCGCAGCCTGATGGCTCCTATATCGTCGCCGGCACCGTGACGCTGCGCGACCTGGCGCGCGAGCTCGACTGGCACCTGCCGGACGACAACGCGTCGACCATCGCCGGGCTGGTGCTGAACGAGGCGCGGACGATCCCCGACGCGGGCCAGGTCTTCGCCTTCCACAGCTTCCGGTTCGAGGTGCTGCGGCGCCAGCGCAACCAGATCACCACGCTGCGGGTCACGCCGCCCGCGCCGGAAACATTGACGGCCGCCGACGGTTCGTCTTAGGTCGTTCGCTGCGCCGCAACATCGAATGCGGCAGCCCAGCCCCCCGGACTATAGCCATGCCCCTGTCGACCCCGGCTCCGCGCGAGCAGTTGCATACCCGCACCGTCGAGTGCCGCGGCTATCGCCGCGAGGACGGGCTGTGGGACATCGAAGGCCACATCGTCGACACCAAGACCTATCCGTTCGACAGCAACTGGCGCGGGGCGATGCCGCCCGGCACGCCGGTGCACGACATGTGGATCCGCCTGACCGTGGACGATGACCTGGTGGTGCGGGCGATCGAGGCGGTAACCGACTCGAGCCCGTTCCCGATCTGCCCGGACATCACCCCCAATTTCCAGCGCGTGATCGGCCTGTCGATCAAGACCGGCTGGACGCAGCAGGTGCGCAGCCTCCTGGGCGGGGTCGAGGGCTGCACCCATCTGGTCGAACTTCTGGGACCGGTGGCGACGACGGCCTTCCAGACCATCTTCCCCTGGCGCGAGCGCCAGCGCCGCGCCCAGGCCGCGACCTCCAGCGGCCCGCAGCGGCGACCGGCCCATCTCGACACCTGCCACGCGCTCGCGCTGGACGGGCCGGTGGTGGAACGGATCTGGCCGGCCTTCTACACCGGGCCGCGGGCCGAGAGCGCCT encodes:
- a CDS encoding shikimate kinase encodes the protein MVLPRTLVLVGLMGAGKTSVGRRIAQRLGLNFIDADAEIETAAGCTIAEIFARHGEAAFRDGERRVIARLLEEPVHILATGGGAFMDPATRDCIHQRGLSLWLRAELDVLVRRVARRTHRPLLNQGDPKEILTRLMTIRHPVYAEADIIVDSLDAPTENTVDRCLAAIAAHVGRVAVAGSAP
- a CDS encoding site-specific tyrosine recombinase XerD, with product MAGPTLAQRHLETFLEMLAAERGAANNTQDAYRRDLLDLAGFLARRGESLDAASEDGIRAYLGHLEAAGMAPRTAARRLSAIRQFHRFLYAEGLRADDPTSRLDSPRLGRPLPKIIDTGECDALLAAARLRPAPEGPRLVAIVELLYAGGLRVSELVDLPVHAVTRGSTTLLVRGKGDRERIVPLAESAVTAVGAYMAVRPAFLPKGALRAMAERWLFPSRGADARLTRRRVGQLLKELALQAGLDPARLSPHVLRHAFATHLVDGGADLRSVQRMLGHADIATTQIYTHVADERLSRLVHDHHPMARRGPPDKEG
- the aroB gene encoding 3-dehydroquinate synthase produces the protein MSRTARHDATIDTVRVGLEDRSYDILVGRGLLATAGQRMQPVLPSRRVVVVTDETVARLHLPTLLTGLDAAGLRHDAIVLPPGEATKDFAHLQTLCERTLELGIDRGTTMVALGGGVIGDLTGFAASILLRGLGFVQIPTTLLSQVDSAVGGKTAIDMPSGKNLVGSFHQPRLVLADMDALATLPRRELLAGYAEVVKYGLLGDIDFFAWCEANGAALAAGDADIARQAVVASCRAKAAIVARDERETGDRALLNLGHTFGHALEVERGFGGALLHGEAVAMGTIMAFDLSARLGFCPGQDAVRVRRHFDAVGLPTGIAGIREPHWTAGKLVAHMAKDKKAKDGRITFILAHGIGRAFIARDVAVEAVTELLADALAA
- a CDS encoding DUF2889 domain-containing protein; translation: MPLSTPAPREQLHTRTVECRGYRREDGLWDIEGHIVDTKTYPFDSNWRGAMPPGTPVHDMWIRLTVDDDLVVRAIEAVTDSSPFPICPDITPNFQRVIGLSIKTGWTQQVRSLLGGVEGCTHLVELLGPVATTAFQTIFPWRERQRRAQAATSSGPQRRPAHLDTCHALALDGPVVERIWPAFYTGPRAESA
- a CDS encoding HlyC/CorC family transporter, translating into MDLIWLTVLAILALLVLSAFFSASETALTAASRPRMHALAKEGNRRARLVEALHAEKERLIGAILLGNNVVNITASSLATGAMVGLFGERGVVYASVAMTALVLIFGEVLPKTWAIHHADRAAMAVAPPIRRVVWLLAPITRVVQLAVNAVLSLFGVHVPKGSGVSVSVEELRGAIELHGRDDRGGDDDGPREAQRERAMLRSILELDDVAVSEIMIHRRRVVAFDADQPAEQLVDAILASPYTRIPVWRSTPDNIIGVLHAKALLRALKAQAGQVGSVDIAGIATPPWFIPETTTLLAQLEAFRRRREHFAIVVDEYGSLGGIVTLEDILEEIVGNIDDEHDVVLQGVRPQPDGSYIVAGTVTLRDLARELDWHLPDDNASTIAGLVLNEARTIPDAGQVFAFHSFRFEVLRRQRNQITTLRVTPPAPETLTAADGSS
- a CDS encoding malate/lactate/ureidoglycolate dehydrogenase, whose amino-acid sequence is MIIAHAPLVRLVADIFIAAGCDPAEAGRIATMLSGANLAGHDSHGVIRVPRYVETLQAGRVNAGRGLTTVVDGGAFTVVDGNYGFGQTVGPLAVELGIARAKAHGVSIVGLRHAGHLGRIGDYPEMAAAEGQVSIHFVNVAGSELVAPFGGVDRRFSTAPIAIGLPTAGGEPVILDFATSLVAEGKALVAQSGGKPLPAGALIEPDGTLSSDPKTLYGEVAPGAVPDPRLGPGALRAFGEQKGSGLALMCELLAGAFTGSGCSGPGPRQIANGMLSIYMAVDRFHSDDGFARELAQYVDYVKASRPATPGGEVLVPGEPERRSRAKRLAEGIPLADRAWADILATARKVGLSEDRLRAVAN
- a CDS encoding acetyl-CoA carboxylase carboxyltransferase subunit alpha — its product is MRSFLDFEQPIAELESKIEELRHLPGAADINIADEVAKLQGKAERLLRQTYSRLTAWQKVQVARHPERPHLSDYLAGLVTDFTPLAGDRTFAEDRAIIGGLGRFRGEPVMVIGQEKGADTESRVRHNFGMAKPEGYRKARRLMELADRFGLPILTMVDTAGAYPGIGAEERGQAEAIARAIEAGLAVGVPFVSVIIGEGGSGGAIALATANSVLMLEHAVYSVISPEGCASILWRSGENAQQAAEALKLTAQDLLRLGVADRIIPEPLGGAHRDRVATVQAVGDAVAETFAALQGLDGPALRLRRREKFLAIGQNGA
- a CDS encoding cation:proton antiporter domain-containing protein; protein product: MTEDGHGIPYLREVVVFLAAAGVVVPVFHRLRISPVLGFLVVGLAIGPNGLGGLVGEVPWIRNLVITELEGVRQIAELGVVFLLFTIGLELSPRRLFSMRLAVFGLGGAAVAACAGVLGLAAWLLGHSVAAASVIGLALALSSTAIAMPLLAERRQQSGPLGRTAFAILLFQDLAVVPILILISVLGGTEPEQSVWAIFQSIGEAVLIIAAIGVLGRFALRPALRSAARVGPELFMAVVLLVVLGTAMATAAVGLSMALGAFLAGLLIAESEYRFEVEVDIEPFKGLFLGLFFIGVGMGVDGTTFVQMPLAILGGVLILFLAKALVIGLLVRAFGQPWPVALEVGLLLGQAGEFGLVAIGLAADARILPRAEAQMVLLVVGLSLMATPLVAIVGRRLASRLAGREALQRAAAAAVDAPAGAYVILAGFGRVGRTLAAAFDAEKIDYVALDLDPAVAEAARARGQRVHFGDAGRGEVLRHAGADNCQAIVVTLDDPRAAERAVRAARRRWPGLPVFARARDVAHAKRLMQLGATEVIPETLEPSLQLAGRVMARLGMREETVTERLAVLRDAWSGRLHE